Below is a window of Gemmatimonadota bacterium DNA.
TTCCCGTCTGGGAGAAGGAACGCAAGAAGATCACCGCCGACCTGGCCTGAACGCCGGTACGGTACGCAAGAAGATCACCGCCGACCTGGCCTGAACGCCGGTACGGCATGAAGGAGAACCAATGGCTCGATTGTACTACGATCAGGACGCCGACCTGGGCATACTGGACGGCAAGACCATCGCGGTTGTCGGTTACGGCAGCCAGGGACACGCCCACGCCCTTTCCCTGCGCGACTCCGGACTGGACGTCATAGTGGGACTGCGTAGGGGCGGCTCGTGGGACCAGGCCGTCGAGGACGGATTCGAGCCCCGTACCGTGGAACAGGCGGCCGCCGGGGCCGACATCATCATGATGCTGGTCAATGACGAGTTGCAGTCGCGTCTTTTCAACGATTACGTCGCGCCGAACCTGGCGGAGGGCAACGCCCTGGCCTTCGCCCATGGCTTCAACATCCATTTCAACCAGGTCGTCCCGCCCGACAACGTGGACGTCTTCATGGTCGCGCCCAAGGGGCCGGGCCATCTCGTACGCCGGGTCTTCGAGGAAGGCGGCGGCGTGCCCTGCCTGCTGGCGGTTCACCAGGATCACACGGGCAGAGCCCGGGATATCGGGCTCGCCTATGCCAAGGGTATCGGCGGTACCCGGGGCGGTGTCATCGAGACGACCTTCCGGGAAGAGACGGAAACCGACCTGTTCGGGGAGCAGTCCGTCCTGTGCGGTGGCACTTCCGAACTCGTCATGGCCGGTTTCGAGACGCTGGTCGAGGCGGGGTACCAGCCCGAGGTCGCCTACTTCGAATGCCTGCACGAACTGAAGCTCATCGTGGACCTCATGTACGAAGGCGGTATAGAAGGCATGCGGTATTCCGTCAGCAACACGGCCGAATTCGGCGACCTGACCCGCGGCCCGCGGATCGTCAACGAAGAGACCCGCGCCGAAATGAAGCGCATTCTCGCCGAGATCCAGTCCGGCGCCTTCGCCCGCGAGTGGATGCTCGAGAACCAGGCCAACGCGCCGGTCATGAACGCGCTTCGGCGCAATGCCTCCGAAAAGAAGATCGTGGAGGTCGGACGGCAACTGCGCAGCATGATGAGTTGGATCGAAGAGAAGAAGTAAGGCTTCCCCAGATCAGTCTAAGCTAATTCGATGGACCGCAATAGATAGACCGTCCCGGCCGCCCGGGCCCACAGTCAACAG
It encodes the following:
- the ilvC gene encoding ketol-acid reductoisomerase, producing the protein MARLYYDQDADLGILDGKTIAVVGYGSQGHAHALSLRDSGLDVIVGLRRGGSWDQAVEDGFEPRTVEQAAAGADIIMMLVNDELQSRLFNDYVAPNLAEGNALAFAHGFNIHFNQVVPPDNVDVFMVAPKGPGHLVRRVFEEGGGVPCLLAVHQDHTGRARDIGLAYAKGIGGTRGGVIETTFREETETDLFGEQSVLCGGTSELVMAGFETLVEAGYQPEVAYFECLHELKLIVDLMYEGGIEGMRYSVSNTAEFGDLTRGPRIVNEETRAEMKRILAEIQSGAFAREWMLENQANAPVMNALRRNASEKKIVEVGRQLRSMMSWIEEKK